Proteins from a genomic interval of Paenibacillus sp. RC334:
- a CDS encoding carbohydrate ABC transporter permease yields the protein MEKNKLNSAPVFQAFSYIVVSLIAILCLLPFIFLISGSVSDEGQVLAKGYSFLPRGFSLDAYTFIFRNPGDILSGYRVSVIVAAVGTVLSLLISTMAAYVMYRKEVKYRNQLAFFLFFTTLFNGGLAPYFIWITSYLHLKNTLAVLILLPMFNVMYVLILRSFIQGSVPEPLVESAKIDGAGDFRIFWQMVLPLCKPALASIGLFTILAYWNDWWTPMMFTDKEQYVPLQYLLYKMLSSMNMSAAMAQHMTSLDTPKETFKLAMTVIATGPIVILFPFLQQYFVKGITIGAVKG from the coding sequence ATGGAGAAAAATAAATTGAACTCAGCGCCTGTCTTTCAGGCTTTCTCGTATATTGTGGTATCGCTGATTGCTATTTTATGTCTGCTTCCTTTTATTTTCCTGATATCCGGCTCTGTCTCGGATGAAGGGCAGGTTCTGGCGAAGGGTTATTCCTTTCTGCCACGAGGATTCTCGTTGGATGCCTACACCTTTATTTTTCGAAATCCCGGCGATATTCTCTCTGGCTATCGCGTGTCGGTGATTGTGGCAGCGGTTGGAACGGTACTCTCACTGCTGATTTCCACGATGGCTGCTTATGTCATGTACCGTAAGGAAGTGAAATACCGTAACCAATTGGCATTCTTCCTGTTCTTTACCACATTGTTCAACGGTGGACTTGCCCCGTATTTCATTTGGATTACCAGCTATTTGCATCTGAAGAACACGCTTGCGGTGCTGATTCTGCTCCCCATGTTCAATGTGATGTACGTGCTGATTCTGCGCAGCTTCATACAGGGCTCCGTGCCTGAGCCGCTGGTGGAATCCGCCAAAATTGATGGAGCAGGGGATTTCCGGATCTTCTGGCAGATGGTTTTGCCACTCTGCAAGCCCGCGCTCGCTTCCATCGGTTTGTTCACTATTTTGGCCTATTGGAATGACTGGTGGACCCCGATGATGTTCACCGACAAGGAGCAGTATGTACCGCTGCAGTACTTGCTCTATAAAATGCTGTCCTCGATGAACATGTCTGCGGCAATGGCCCAGCATATGACGTCTCTCGACACACCGAAGGAAACATTCAAACTCGCTATGACAGTGATTGCCACCGGACCCATTGTAATTCTGTTTCCATTTCTCCAGCAGTATTTCGTCAAAGGCATCACTATTGGTGCAGTAAAGGGTTAA
- the bglX gene encoding beta-glucosidase BglX, whose translation MIGTWHFLLQTPESTIKLQFIIEKMEAYALSVIAEPFPFPIEIHTVTVDGDMLQAKGSSRYVADEPIEFDLTFEDDEFHGRVKLPYQEAFFVQGAKGPGPSLQDMLITELQPYRKHEVRQRNEEEIRQAVEILLAKMSVADKIGQMSQCMSTNISLGSEVASDSPEKLIAAGRVGSVLSAITSRRVFELQKIAVEQSPHGIPLLFNFDVIHGFQTVFPVPLAGSCSWDIAAIREASAIAAKEASASGNTYNHGPMVDITRDPRWGRVVEGAGEDPYLGSLIAKAQVEGLQGDNLFDPETLIACLKHFVAYGAAEAGRDYNTVDISEGTLRNVYLPPFQAGIEAGAGSVMNAFNTYQGVPVAGNRYLLNDVLRMELGFDGVLISDYGSIDEIVAHGNAKDSKEAARKALDATMDIEMVTRSYDQLQELIEEGLVAEKQLDESVRRILTLKYKIGIMDDPFRYVRPEKEKEYHFHTQHLEVSRSLARKSIVLLKNNGVLPLASKAQKIAIIGPFGDSKDLLGPWQWSRFTKETVTLREGMEEKGVSETHLLLEEGCKVEEAVDGGVERAVAAAEQADIVLLALGESSEMSGEAASRLDIHLPKVQQELAEAVVRVGKPTILVLTNGRPLVLDGFARQVDAIIETWFLGSEAGHAIADVLFGDYNPSGKLTMSFPAHSGQVPVYYNHFHTGRPVTENNQGQKFFSRYIDGPNEPLYPFGYGLSYTTFEYSDIQLSHTQMTASETLIASVTVTNTGKVSGEETVQLYIQDLYGRVVRPVKELKGFQKVILAAGEAQDVHFSITEADLEYWNLEKKNEAELGEFKVYIGSSSCDVKEASFELSPNSNINWQEAEK comes from the coding sequence ATGATAGGCACTTGGCATTTCCTACTGCAAACGCCTGAATCCACGATTAAATTGCAGTTCATCATTGAAAAAATGGAAGCTTATGCATTGTCCGTCATTGCGGAGCCTTTTCCATTTCCTATTGAGATTCACACCGTGACAGTGGACGGGGATATGCTGCAAGCCAAAGGCTCATCCCGTTACGTAGCGGATGAACCGATTGAATTTGATTTGACCTTCGAAGACGATGAATTCCACGGCAGAGTGAAGCTGCCCTATCAGGAAGCCTTCTTCGTGCAAGGTGCCAAAGGGCCTGGCCCTTCCCTTCAGGATATGCTGATTACCGAGCTTCAACCCTACCGCAAGCATGAGGTGAGGCAGCGAAACGAGGAAGAAATCCGTCAAGCGGTGGAGATACTTCTGGCGAAGATGTCCGTTGCCGATAAGATCGGCCAAATGAGCCAGTGTATGTCGACTAACATTTCTCTCGGATCAGAGGTGGCGTCTGACTCGCCGGAGAAGTTAATTGCAGCAGGCCGGGTAGGCTCGGTCCTCTCGGCTATTACCAGTCGGCGTGTGTTCGAATTGCAAAAAATTGCGGTCGAGCAGTCTCCACACGGGATTCCCTTACTTTTTAACTTTGACGTCATTCACGGGTTTCAAACGGTGTTTCCGGTACCGCTTGCGGGGTCCTGTAGCTGGGATATAGCGGCCATTCGAGAAGCCAGTGCGATCGCGGCGAAAGAAGCTAGTGCCTCTGGCAATACGTATAACCATGGCCCGATGGTCGATATTACGCGAGACCCGCGTTGGGGCCGGGTTGTGGAAGGCGCCGGCGAAGACCCATATTTGGGAAGTCTGATCGCCAAAGCCCAGGTCGAAGGCTTGCAGGGGGACAACTTATTTGATCCAGAGACGCTTATTGCTTGCTTGAAGCATTTCGTCGCTTATGGAGCCGCTGAAGCCGGCCGGGATTACAATACGGTGGACATTTCAGAAGGCACGCTTCGCAATGTGTACTTGCCGCCGTTCCAGGCGGGGATTGAAGCTGGCGCAGGGTCGGTCATGAATGCTTTTAATACTTATCAGGGTGTGCCGGTGGCAGGAAATCGTTACCTCCTTAACGATGTACTGCGGATGGAACTGGGCTTCGACGGGGTCCTGATTTCTGATTATGGTTCCATAGATGAAATTGTTGCACATGGGAATGCCAAGGACAGTAAGGAAGCGGCGAGAAAGGCTCTGGATGCCACGATGGATATTGAGATGGTAACCCGATCTTACGATCAGCTGCAGGAATTGATTGAAGAAGGTCTGGTGGCGGAGAAACAACTCGATGAATCCGTGCGGCGCATCCTGACTCTAAAATACAAGATCGGCATTATGGACGACCCGTTCCGTTATGTGCGTCCAGAGAAAGAAAAGGAGTATCATTTCCATACGCAGCATCTGGAAGTCAGCCGGAGTTTGGCACGGAAATCGATTGTGCTGCTGAAGAATAACGGTGTTCTCCCGCTGGCAAGCAAGGCACAGAAGATAGCCATTATCGGACCTTTTGGTGACAGCAAAGATCTTCTAGGACCATGGCAGTGGTCCCGGTTCACAAAGGAGACCGTTACGCTCAGAGAAGGTATGGAAGAAAAAGGGGTTTCAGAAACACATCTATTGCTTGAAGAAGGTTGTAAGGTTGAAGAAGCAGTGGATGGGGGAGTAGAGCGGGCGGTTGCCGCAGCGGAGCAAGCGGATATCGTTCTTCTGGCGCTAGGAGAGAGCAGTGAAATGTCCGGAGAAGCGGCTTCCCGCTTGGACATTCATTTACCTAAGGTACAGCAGGAGCTTGCAGAGGCCGTTGTTCGGGTAGGGAAACCGACCATTCTGGTATTAACCAATGGCCGCCCACTGGTACTGGACGGGTTCGCACGCCAGGTTGATGCGATCATTGAAACCTGGTTCTTGGGATCTGAGGCCGGGCATGCCATCGCCGATGTACTCTTCGGCGATTATAATCCGTCCGGCAAGCTGACGATGAGTTTCCCGGCCCATTCTGGGCAAGTGCCGGTATATTATAATCATTTCCACACCGGAAGACCTGTAACAGAGAACAATCAAGGACAGAAATTCTTCTCGCGGTATATCGATGGGCCAAATGAGCCGCTGTATCCGTTCGGTTACGGATTAAGCTATACAACGTTTGAGTATTCGGATATCCAGTTGTCTCACACCCAAATGACGGCTTCGGAAACGCTCATTGCCAGCGTCACGGTAACCAATACAGGAAAGGTTTCGGGAGAGGAGACCGTTCAGCTGTACATTCAGGATCTGTATGGCCGTGTGGTTCGTCCAGTAAAAGAACTGAAAGGATTTCAAAAGGTGATTCTGGCTGCAGGCGAAGCACAGGACGTTCATTTCAGCATTACTGAAGCTGATTTGGAGTATTGGAACCTGGAGAAGAAGAACGAAGCAGAGCTGGGGGAGTTCAAGGTATATATCGGATCGAGCTCCTGTGATGTGAAGGAAGCATCTTTCGAGCTTAGCCCAAACTCAAATATAAATTGGCAGGAGGCAGAAAAATGA
- a CDS encoding DUF3502 domain-containing protein, with the protein MRKPKEKSMFILTLLLSLAMLLSACAGSNNQTDNANGNKPDGGNTSSPANQKEVVLKGYLLGEAPKGMPEVLAALNKKLKKDINTTIELNYIGWGDVQSKYPLLLAAGEDVDFIFSAEWNYYAEQANKGAFYELKAEDIAKNMPKKSAILDPTAWDAVKIEDKIFMIPGSSADRSVFVAVLRKDIMAEAGLTEVKRFSELGPYLEAVKKNHPDMIGLNLDSQVDLPTPYQQLMRDKIGYTGTPFGGGPLAQGVAYDFGDPTGKIYSMVDEPYLSAQKYAAGIMKDWYDKGYINKNPYSNKIRSKDNFVEGKSAVAFGNTIDIAATMEAAESKGIETYLVPSLMTNGKAPFSPWVTQGISIAANSKNPDRVMQAFDLIMEDPSYAYLAYYGIEGQNYIITGDGKIGLPKGVTAANNTYPPDAAGFWFLNKDLFKPMSTWPQSYIDHREKVKDYVTDDFVYNGFTFDSDKVKTQIANLANASTQYANPIYIGAVKNVDKAFEELAENLKSAGLDKVKGEVQAQAEAFLAKKK; encoded by the coding sequence GTGAGAAAACCAAAGGAAAAATCTATGTTCATCTTGACGCTGCTTCTGTCTCTGGCCATGCTATTGTCTGCCTGTGCCGGCAGCAACAACCAAACGGATAACGCAAACGGAAACAAGCCGGATGGAGGCAACACCAGTTCGCCGGCCAATCAGAAAGAGGTTGTGTTGAAGGGATATCTGCTTGGCGAAGCGCCGAAAGGGATGCCGGAGGTGCTTGCGGCACTCAATAAAAAGCTAAAAAAGGACATCAATACCACCATTGAGTTGAATTACATCGGCTGGGGCGACGTGCAGTCAAAATACCCGCTTTTGTTGGCTGCAGGCGAAGATGTGGATTTTATCTTTTCTGCTGAATGGAATTATTATGCTGAACAGGCGAATAAAGGGGCGTTTTATGAGCTGAAAGCTGAGGATATTGCCAAAAATATGCCGAAGAAATCGGCTATCCTCGATCCAACTGCCTGGGATGCCGTCAAGATTGAGGATAAAATCTTTATGATCCCGGGCTCCTCCGCGGATCGTTCGGTTTTTGTAGCTGTGCTCCGCAAGGATATTATGGCGGAAGCGGGCCTGACCGAGGTGAAACGGTTCTCCGAGCTTGGCCCTTATCTGGAAGCCGTGAAGAAAAACCATCCGGATATGATCGGCCTGAACTTGGACTCACAGGTTGACCTGCCGACGCCTTATCAACAACTGATGCGCGATAAAATTGGCTACACGGGCACTCCTTTTGGCGGTGGTCCTCTGGCCCAGGGCGTAGCTTACGATTTCGGAGATCCGACCGGCAAGATCTACAGTATGGTGGATGAGCCTTACCTCAGCGCGCAGAAATATGCTGCAGGTATTATGAAGGATTGGTACGACAAAGGTTATATCAATAAAAATCCGTATTCGAATAAAATCCGCTCCAAGGATAATTTTGTGGAAGGCAAATCTGCGGTAGCATTTGGTAACACCATAGATATTGCTGCCACCATGGAAGCTGCTGAATCGAAAGGGATTGAAACCTATTTGGTCCCATCATTGATGACAAACGGTAAAGCACCTTTTAGCCCCTGGGTTACTCAAGGGATCTCCATCGCGGCTAATTCAAAAAATCCCGATCGTGTCATGCAGGCCTTCGACCTTATCATGGAAGATCCATCTTATGCGTATCTAGCTTATTATGGTATTGAAGGACAAAACTACATCATCACTGGAGATGGTAAAATCGGCCTGCCGAAAGGTGTAACGGCTGCTAACAATACCTATCCGCCGGATGCTGCGGGCTTCTGGTTCCTGAACAAGGATTTGTTCAAGCCAATGAGCACCTGGCCGCAGTCTTATATTGACCACCGGGAGAAGGTGAAGGATTATGTAACTGATGACTTTGTATACAACGGGTTCACTTTCGACTCAGACAAAGTCAAGACACAGATCGCCAATCTGGCTAATGCTTCAACGCAATATGCCAATCCAATCTATATCGGTGCAGTCAAGAATGTCGACAAAGCATTTGAAGAATTAGCTGAAAACTTGAAAAGCGCTGGTCTTGATAAGGTGAAAGGGGAAGTGCAGGCCCAGGCTGAGGCGTTCTTAGCAAAGAAAAAATAA